The SAR324 cluster bacterium genome includes the window AGCGGTTGCTGGAACGGAGCAAAGCGCAGTGTAAGCAATCCGTCTCGAACGTCTTGTTCGATTTTGTTCATTTTATTTAATACATTCAAACTGATTCAAATATATATTCACAAGGCGATGATTTTGTATTAACGATTCAACTTGTGGCCAAATTCGCTGAAGAAACGCATGAAAATCTCTCTTTTTCATGTTTCCAAATCGTAAGTGAATCACTTTGGGTGGGGATATTGAAATAATAATTCTATCTGAGAAATCAGTATCTTTTGTCACTATCACCAAATTATTCTGTTTGGCATATTCCCAGATTTGTGAATCTGTCAAGCTATTGCCCAGATCAGTTACATGGATGATTGCGTAAGTGGTGCTGATCTCAATATTCTTCGGTAAATTTTCATCAAACAAATATCCGTTCATGCGATCTTTTGTATCTCATAACGGTTAGCCATTAATTTTGAGGCATATTGAATACAAGCATAAATATCATCTCTATTTAATTGGGGATATTCTTCCAGCACGGAATCAATCGAATCTCCCGCGCCTAAAAACTCCAGGATGGTTTGAACACTAATTCGTGTTCCTGTTATGGTTGGTCGCCCATTACATATATCAGGAATTATAGAGATTCTGTCATTTGCCATTATTCTCCTTTATTTCATACATTGATTACAAATCGTTGTATTGTTTTCATGTGATCTCCTCATATCCGTATCATACATCAACCAATGAAGAAAATGCCATGATAACTTTGGTGATTTATTGGATCGAACGCAAAGGTCAGTGGTTGACGGGGATCACTGAATGTTGAAAAAGAGACGCACTGAAAAACTACTGGAATCTTTGACAAAAACCGCACCCCGTCAATCCACTGCACCGTCTTGTTGGCCGTTCAATTGAATCTTATGCAAACTCAGCAACAGACACATTGCGTTGTTTGGCAAAATTTCTACGATGTAGTTTGATTCGTTCAATTTCATGAAGCGTATCCGCTGTCAGATAACTTTCACCACATTGAGTACACATGACAACAGGAACATTTTCAATGACTAACAACTTCTCACCTTTGCCATAACTTCTGGGAAGATGTCGTATTTGTGCGGAATTTTGGCCACAAATATCACAGGTAATTTTGCTCTGTTCCATATTTACTCCACATAAACGGTAAGAATCACTAATTTGCCTGAAAGTCCAAATTTGGTCACAATCACGGCTATATTCACGCCATCCATTGTCTGACCTCGAACAAGGTATTTGGATTCTTGAGTTTGCTTATCTTTTTGATGTTCGATAATTCGCCCTGTAAGAAGCACGTTTTCTACATCAAAAATAGTCAAATTATCATCATCCATCTCTTCTTCAGCATGAGTTGTCATGATGTATTCTCGAAAACGAATTTTATCACGCATCCTATCCAGAATACTACGAGACATGTTTATACTCCATGGATATTTTGTCGTCTTGCACTAAAATCAATGATTTATCTCCACGGAACGATAATTAAAGATGCTGATACCAGTTGTTCAAGCCACATTTCCTATATCACCCATATCTCATAAAAATAGGAGGAAATTTCTGTCCCCATATCCAGATATAGGCCAACGATCAGGTCAGTGGTTGACGGGGGAACACTGAATGTTGAAAAAGAGACGCACTGAAAATTACTGAAATTTTTGGTAAAAACCGCATCTCGAAAATCTATTGCACAGCCTTGTTGGAAGCAGAATTCACAAGTTGAATCAACACCATTCCCAAAATATTTTGTCGCACAATTCCTTCCATCGGCCATCAGGCAGCGCGATGAACTTGAGCAATCAAAGCTGTTTTGAGTTTTTCTTTCTCACACTTCTATTTTTCAAAAAATTTGTAAGTTATCTAAATAAATCTTGTCACCAGAGTAATGGATTGTACAGGTATAAGTTGAGCGTATCTTTGCACCAAATGAATTTTGGGCGTCAACGTATCCAATTACTGTCCAAGGCCCATCTCCATAGCCAGATATCTTCACCTCAGAATATGACGCAAATTGAGCCGTTGATGGTGCTTTCAGATTTTTTTTGACAAAGGACTCACAATGGACTTGTGCAGATGCTGAACTTCCACCGTTATTATTTTTGGAAAATAAACCAACAATAAACAAAAAAACAATAAATCCCACAATAATTAATAGACAACCAGATGACTTTGTTTTGACGGGGTTCTGTTCGCCACAATGGGGACAGGTAGTTGCATTTTTTGATACTTCTTGACCGCATGTTTTGCATTTGCTTAATTTTGGATTTGGAATCTTGGTTTCTTGTTCATCTGGGGAGGCATCTATTGCGGATTTATTGTCAGAGGGATGCAATATTGTTACTGATTGCATTAGAGCATTATCAGACTGTAAATTGATTTTACAATGTTTACACCATTTGGCATCAAGCTTATTGATAAATCCACAATGTGTACATTTCATAACTATGTCTCAATTGAAAATTATGCTTCCAACGCCCCACATCACCGGGAGCGAAAAGCAAAGCGAGGGACGAGCGGCGCTTTTTGCTCTCCGAGTGCATGTGATTGTTATGCAACCTCATTTCAGATCCCTATAAGTCCACTAGTTTGTCTTGGTTGGCGCCAGGAACGCAGAATATTGCGTCAAAGGCGTCACTCACATTCGTCTCAACAGATGCGCTCTGCG containing:
- a CDS encoding DUF5615 family PIN-like protein — translated: MNGYLFDENLPKNIEISTTYAIIHVTDLGNSLTDSQIWEYAKQNNLVIVTKDTDFSDRIIISISPPKVIHLRFGNMKKRDFHAFLQRIWPQVESLIQNHRLVNIYLNQFECIK
- a CDS encoding DUF433 domain-containing protein, encoding MANDRISIIPDICNGRPTITGTRISVQTILEFLGAGDSIDSVLEEYPQLNRDDIYACIQYASKLMANRYEIQKIA
- a CDS encoding type II toxin-antitoxin system MqsA family antitoxin, giving the protein MTCDICGQNSAQIRHLPRSYGKGEKLLVIENVPVVMCTQCGESYLTADTLHEIERIKLHRRNFAKQRNVSVAEFA
- a CDS encoding DUF4258 domain-containing protein, encoding MRDKIRFREYIMTTHAEEEMDDDNLTIFDVENVLLTGRIIEHQKDKQTQESKYLVRGQTMDGVNIAVIVTKFGLSGKLVILTVYVE
- a CDS encoding zinc ribbon domain-containing protein encodes the protein MKCTHCGFINKLDAKWCKHCKINLQSDNALMQSVTILHPSDNKSAIDASPDEQETKIPNPKLSKCKTCGQEVSKNATTCPHCGEQNPVKTKSSGCLLIIVGFIVFLFIVGLFSKNNNGGSSASAQVHCESFVKKNLKAPSTAQFASYSEVKISGYGDGPWTVIGYVDAQNSFGAKIRSTYTCTIHYSGDKIYLDNLQIF